GCCCTTCTGTTGGCGCTCCATCGTCCGGACCGCGAAGTCGGCGATGTCGTGTGTCGTCACCATCCCGGCCAGCCGGCCGTTTTCGTTGACGACGGGAAGCCGGGAGATGTCGTTCTCGCGCAGGTAGTTGATCGCCTTGCCGAGGTGGTCGTCCTCCTGGAGGGTAACGACGCTGTCGGTGTATATTTGATCGACGGTGAGCACCTCGAGGTTCTCGAGGACGGCCTCGAGGATCGCGTCCTCGGTGACGATACCCCAGAGCGTCTCGCCCTCGAAGACGGGGGCGACCTTCGTGCCGCCCTCGACGAGCATCCGGGCGACGTCGCGGACGTCCTCGTCTCGGCCGATCCGCGGGACGTTGCTCCGAGCGAGGACGTTCGCCTTTGCGTCGTCCTCGATGTGCGATTGGAGCAGCTGTCGCTCCGTGATCACGCCCGCGTACTCTTCTTCGTCGGTCACAACGATCCCTTTGGGGTTCTCCCGTTCGAAGACGGACCTGACCTTCCCGAGCCGCTCGTCGCTATCCACCTGGACGAACTCATCGGTGGCGATGTCTGCGATATTCATCTCTAGCCCGGAGTTTCACCGTCGCGGCTCTTGAAAGTACCTCACTGCCACGCGGCGTGCGCCGAGGTACCGTGACACCGTCGAGCGCCGGCAGCGGGGGGAGCGGCGGGCGGGCGACAGCGCGGCCCGGCGTGTTCCGGCCGTCGTGCGATCTACCGCGCGCGTCCGGGATGGCCTACTCGCCCCAGTTGCGCCGCTCGGTGGGGCGCTCTCCGAGCGCCATCACGTCGAGCGGTTCCTCGCGCGTCTCGATGGCCTCCATCGTCGCGCGCGCGCTCGGCACCGTCGAGAAGTAGGTGATCCCCTCCTCGACAGCGATCTCGAGGACGTCGCGATCCCGCGAGAAGACGACGTCGACCTCGCCGTCCCGTAACGCGGCCGTGACGTCCTCGAAGTCGTCCGTCGTTTTGACGTCGAAGTGGCGTTCGGCGTGTTCTCGGACGTCGGTGATGTCCTCGTTCTTCTGGGACATCCCCCGCAGCGTCTCGAGGTCGACGATCGCCGTCCCCTCGGTCGGGATCGCCTTGTCGGTGGCCGATTGGGCCTTCAGGTACGCCTTGCCGAACGAGCGGGCCGTCCCCATCACCTCGCCGGTCGATTTCATCTCCGGGCCGAGCCGGGGATCCGACCCCGGCAACCGATCGAACGGGAGCACGACTTCTTTCACCGAGACGTGCTCGGGGACCTGCTCGTGGGTCCGAAGTTCCTCGAGCGACTGGCCGGCCATGACCTTCGCCGCCAGCTTCGCGATCGGGACACCCGTCGCCTTCGAGACGAACGGGACGGTGCGCGACGACCGGGGGTTGGCCTCCAAGACGTACACCTCGCCGTCCCGGACCGCCAACTGGACGTTCAACAGTCCCTCCGTCTCGAGGGCGCGCGCGATCTCGAGTGTGACCTCGCGGACGCGCTCGAGGACGTCCTGCGACAGCGACCGCGGCGGGATCAGACACGCCGAGTCGCCCGAGTGGACGCCGGCCGCCTCGACGTGCTCCATGATGCCGCCGATGAGGACGTCCTCGCCGTCGGCGACCGCGTCCACGTCGAGTTCGACCGCGTCCGCGAGAAAGTCGTCGACGAGGATCGGCTTGTCCGGGGCGACCCGGACCGCCTCCTCGATGTACTCGGTGAGTTCCGCGTCGGAGTAGACGACGTCCATCGCCCGGCCGCCGAGGACGTAGGACGGTCGCACGAGGACCGGGTAGCCGATCTCGTGGGCGAGTTCGAGCGCCTCGGCCTCGCTCGTGGCCGTGCCGCCCTCCGGTTGGCTGATCCCCAACTCGTCCATGAGGACGTTGAACCGGTCGCGGTCCTCGGCGAGGTCCATCGCCTCGACGGACGTGCCGAGGATCTCACAGTCGAGCCCGCGCCGGTCGAGTTCGGCCTCCAGCGGTTCGCCGACGTTGACCGAGGTCTGGCCGCCGAACTGGACCATCACGCCGTCGGCTCCGGTCTCCTCGACGACGTCGGCGACTTCTTCGGCCGTGATCGGCTCGAAGAACAGGCCGTCAGAGGTGTCGTAGTCCGTCGAGACCGTCTCGGGGTTGTTGTTGACGACGTGGGCCTCGGTGCCGACCTCCCGGAGGGCACGGACGGCGTGGACCGCACAGTAGTCGAACTCGACGCCCTGGCCGATCCGGATGGGCCCGCCCCCGACCACGACGACGCTCTCCGTGTCGCGGTCGATCTGGACCTCGCTGTTGCCGCGCCCCGTCGGTGGCTCCCGCGCCGAGTAGTAATACGGCGTCGACGCGCGGAATTCGCCGGCGCACGTATCGACCTGTTTGTACGTCCGCCGGGAGGTCTCGGCCTCGATGTCGTCGACGGTCGCGCCCGCTCCGTCGGTCTCGACCGGGTGTCCGGTCTCGGTCCCCGGGTCGGCGCGCTCGGCCGGGATCCAGGAGGCGTGGGTGTCAGTGAACTCGTCGCCCGCCATGGCGGCGATCTCCTGGTCGGTAAAGCCCACGTCGGCGGCGGCCTGGTAGTCGCCGTTCCGCGCGGCCTCGGCGGCCTCGACGATCCGGCCGAAGCGCTCGAGGTACCACTCGTAGATCCCCGTCAGATCCTGGATCTCATCGAGGGCGTAGCCGCGGTCGAACGCCTCGAAGACCGCGTAAGGGCGATCGGGAGTGGGCCGTTCGAGGTACGCCGTTTCGAGTTCGGCGTCGCCCACCTCGGTCCACTCGACGGCTGGGTCGTACTCCGAGGACCGAAGCGCCTTCAACAGCGACTCCTCGAACGTCCGGCCGATCGACATCGCCTCGCCGGTGGATTTCATCGCCGGCCCGAGTTCGAACGCCACGTTCGAGAACTTGTCCTTCGGCCACCGGGGAACCTTCGTGACAACGTAGTCGATCGCCGGCTCGAAGGCGGCGGTGGTCTCGCCCGTAATTTCGTTGTCGATTTCGTGGAGGCGCTTGCCCAGCGCAACCTTCGCCGTGACGCGGGCGATCGGGTAGCCCGTGGCCTTCGAGGCCAACGCCGACGACCGCGAGACGCGGGGATTGACCTCGACGACGCGGTACTCCCCGGAGGGCGTGCCGTCGTCGCGCCAGGCGTGTTGGATGTTGCAGCCGCCCTCGATGCCCAGCTCGCGGATGACCTTCAGCGCCGAGTCGCGCATCTCCTGGTGGGCCTCGTCGGGGATGACCTGACTGGGCGTGACGACGGTGGACTCGCCGGTGTGAATCCCCATCGGGTCGATGTTCTCCATGTTGCAGATGATGATACAGGAGTCGTCGGCGTCGCGCATCACCTCGTACTCCAACTCGACCCAGCCGGCGATCGATTCAGTGATCTGGACCTCGTGGTTCCGCGAGAGCTGAAACCCTTTGCGCGCGATCTCGCGGAGTTCGTCCATGTCGTCGACGACGCCCGAGCCGGAGCCACCGAGCGTGTAGGCGGTGCGGGCGATGACCGGCAGGCCGCCGACGGACTCGACTGCGTCCTCGAGTTCCGCCATCTCCGAGATGGTCTCGGAGCGACAGACGGGTTCGCCGATCTTCTTCATGCGCTCGCGGAAGAGGTCTCGATCCTCCGTGGCGTAGATGGTGTCCAGCGGCGTTCCCATGATCTCGACGCCGTACTCCTCTAGGACACCCTCCTCCGCGAGTTCGGCGGTGACATTCAGGCCGGTCTGGCCCCCGAGTCCCGCGATGACGCCGTCGGGTTCCTCCTTGCGGACGACCTCCGCGATGGCCTCCGTGGTGATCGGCTCGACGTAGACCTTGTCGGCCATCTCGGGGTCCGTCATGATCGTCGCCGGGTTCGAGTTGACGAGGACGACACGGGCACCCTCCTCCTTCAGCGCCCGGCACGCCTGTGCGCCCGAGTAGTCGAACTCCGCCGCCTGTCCGATCTGTATCGGCCCGCTGCCGATGAGCAAAATAGTGCGGTCCTCGTCTGGCATTATCCGATCGGAGTCCGCACATCGTAATAAGCCCGGCGAAAGAGTACGGAATTCGAACTCGAATTACGAATTTCGAACCGAACGATCCGGAGACGCACTGCCCCACACGCCGACGATACTGCCCCGAGAAGGTCTCTATCCACGGTAACTGATAGCCGAACGTATCGGCGTCGATTTTCCCATCGAGGAGCACCCGGACACCCGATTTCCCCGGCTCAGGCGCTACCGCTATCCGGGAGAACGACGGTGACGACGTTCCCATCGTTGTAGTCGAACCTGACCTCACCGTTCAGCGCGGTCACACACCAGTTGACAATCCACAGGCCGATTCCCCGTCCGTGCTGAAGCGGCGTTTCGTCGCCCGCGGCCAGCGAGGCGGTTTCGATCTCCGGGATCGGCGGGTTCCTGTCCCGGACCTCGAAGACCGTCCGGCCATCGTCCGCCGCCCTGACGTGGATTTCGACGGTCGGCCCCGACGTCTCCGCGTGTTCGGCCGCGTTCTCGACGAGGTTCGATAGTATCAATTCGAGGAGTTCGGGATCGGTCTGGACCCCGACGGCCGGCGGTTCGAGAGTACGCTCCAACACTGCATCCGGATACGCCGCGTGGACGTCGCCTTCGACGCTGTCGAGCAGTTCGGCGACGGGAACGCTTCGCCGCCGCTGCTCTCCCTCCTGTATCTGATCGAACGCCCGGACCTTCTCGCCGATCGAGAGCAGGCGGTCGCCGGCCTCGACGATCGCTCCGGCCTGTGCCGCCACCCCTTCGTCGTCCACTCCGGACTCGATCGCGTCGGCGTGCCCCCGGATCACCGTCATCTCGTTGCGGAGGTTGTGCCTGAGCACCCGGTTGAGGACGGCGAGTTGCTGTTCGCGCTGTCGCTCCTCGGTGATGTCGTA
The genomic region above belongs to Natronomonas moolapensis 8.8.11 and contains:
- the carB gene encoding carbamoyl-phosphate synthase large subunit, which produces MMPDEDRTILLIGSGPIQIGQAAEFDYSGAQACRALKEEGARVVLVNSNPATIMTDPEMADKVYVEPITTEAIAEVVRKEEPDGVIAGLGGQTGLNVTAELAEEGVLEEYGVEIMGTPLDTIYATEDRDLFRERMKKIGEPVCRSETISEMAELEDAVESVGGLPVIARTAYTLGGSGSGVVDDMDELREIARKGFQLSRNHEVQITESIAGWVELEYEVMRDADDSCIIICNMENIDPMGIHTGESTVVTPSQVIPDEAHQEMRDSALKVIRELGIEGGCNIQHAWRDDGTPSGEYRVVEVNPRVSRSSALASKATGYPIARVTAKVALGKRLHEIDNEITGETTAAFEPAIDYVVTKVPRWPKDKFSNVAFELGPAMKSTGEAMSIGRTFEESLLKALRSSEYDPAVEWTEVGDAELETAYLERPTPDRPYAVFEAFDRGYALDEIQDLTGIYEWYLERFGRIVEAAEAARNGDYQAAADVGFTDQEIAAMAGDEFTDTHASWIPAERADPGTETGHPVETDGAGATVDDIEAETSRRTYKQVDTCAGEFRASTPYYYSAREPPTGRGNSEVQIDRDTESVVVVGGGPIRIGQGVEFDYCAVHAVRALREVGTEAHVVNNNPETVSTDYDTSDGLFFEPITAEEVADVVEETGADGVMVQFGGQTSVNVGEPLEAELDRRGLDCEILGTSVEAMDLAEDRDRFNVLMDELGISQPEGGTATSEAEALELAHEIGYPVLVRPSYVLGGRAMDVVYSDAELTEYIEEAVRVAPDKPILVDDFLADAVELDVDAVADGEDVLIGGIMEHVEAAGVHSGDSACLIPPRSLSQDVLERVREVTLEIARALETEGLLNVQLAVRDGEVYVLEANPRSSRTVPFVSKATGVPIAKLAAKVMAGQSLEELRTHEQVPEHVSVKEVVLPFDRLPGSDPRLGPEMKSTGEVMGTARSFGKAYLKAQSATDKAIPTEGTAIVDLETLRGMSQKNEDITDVREHAERHFDVKTTDDFEDVTAALRDGEVDVVFSRDRDVLEIAVEEGITYFSTVPSARATMEAIETREEPLDVMALGERPTERRNWGE